The Leptospira sp. WS39.C2 genome contains a region encoding:
- a CDS encoding Gldg family protein → MLLSADRVLPFVSLVSLFAYFLFDGMVVDPKRKILFLGVVFLFLASDTIVRAFSKGIRKEDQNRYIAAVFGIAAFLLSVLRDFLDLKPVAGFNEEVSAIPKIREFLLLCVVLFSLVFLLQIILLEIGKSSLEAQSNLAKSKSSLLQNAVLGFLFVLPILVAVNYFAIKRNYNFDLSSQGKFSLSQISRNLIKPIAQDVTITAFYPRPLEADGPANGDKLAAFALTRVRPDIEILLDQIKSENSHITVQFINADVELDLLKEFGQVSNGTIFVRSKKQSLLTSSIPFAEERVIAKEPKDLEDLERKLVGALLNVTTEQKKVYFTVANGERYGMAFRALPNEQVNRFVSSIQFLNFKVAELGFAQGWPSKLPEDADMLVILGPTVSFSKEAKEELTKYVLEKNGKILITMEPKGGEDFGWLLQTAGLKFNATSLIEREEKPGFIIAKRFPENRLTDLLQKKDMGILFPYSGYLDTDPNVPTPFVWKSETLLESGYDAYQDLNKNGKMDPNEKKESKILSVVLSPMSLTGEKSGKIILHTGTSWITDQFIPYVMNSQFSTVSITGLFQDNIVAEIPLKKEEVDTITLSDNQKLVAWVIGVFLFPGFILAVGSYFVYTRRKHSLLEV, encoded by the coding sequence ATGTTATTATCAGCCGATAGAGTTTTACCATTTGTTAGTTTAGTTTCACTTTTCGCCTATTTCTTGTTTGATGGAATGGTGGTGGATCCTAAAAGAAAGATTCTCTTTTTGGGAGTTGTGTTTTTGTTTTTGGCATCAGACACCATTGTCCGTGCCTTTTCAAAAGGAATACGAAAAGAAGACCAAAATCGTTATATTGCGGCAGTATTTGGAATTGCTGCCTTTTTGTTATCTGTATTAAGAGACTTTTTAGATTTAAAACCAGTTGCAGGTTTTAATGAAGAAGTGAGTGCCATTCCAAAAATCAGAGAATTCCTTTTATTATGTGTGGTACTTTTTTCTTTGGTTTTCCTCTTACAAATCATCCTTCTTGAGATTGGAAAATCTTCTCTAGAAGCACAAAGTAATTTGGCAAAATCCAAAAGTTCCTTATTACAAAATGCAGTTTTAGGATTTTTGTTTGTCTTGCCCATCCTTGTTGCGGTTAATTATTTTGCGATCAAACGGAATTATAATTTTGATTTGAGTAGCCAAGGAAAGTTTTCCCTTTCCCAAATATCAAGAAACCTAATCAAACCCATCGCACAAGATGTTACGATCACTGCTTTTTACCCAAGGCCACTCGAGGCAGATGGTCCAGCTAACGGCGACAAGTTAGCGGCTTTTGCTTTAACTCGCGTGAGACCAGACATTGAAATTTTACTCGACCAAATCAAATCTGAAAATTCTCACATCACAGTGCAATTCATCAATGCAGATGTGGAACTTGATTTGCTAAAAGAATTTGGACAAGTTTCTAATGGAACCATCTTTGTTCGCTCCAAAAAACAATCTTTGTTAACCTCATCCATTCCTTTTGCTGAAGAAAGAGTAATCGCAAAAGAACCAAAGGATTTGGAAGACTTGGAACGTAAGTTAGTTGGTGCTCTACTCAATGTCACAACTGAACAAAAAAAAGTGTATTTCACTGTTGCCAATGGGGAACGGTATGGAATGGCATTTCGTGCCCTTCCGAACGAACAAGTAAATCGATTTGTTTCTTCAATACAGTTCTTAAATTTTAAAGTGGCAGAGCTTGGATTTGCACAGGGTTGGCCTTCCAAACTTCCTGAAGATGCTGATATGTTAGTCATCCTTGGCCCTACAGTTTCCTTTTCCAAAGAAGCAAAAGAAGAACTCACCAAATATGTTTTGGAAAAAAATGGTAAAATTCTAATTACAATGGAGCCAAAAGGTGGTGAGGATTTTGGTTGGTTATTACAAACTGCTGGTTTAAAATTTAACGCAACGTCTCTCATTGAAAGGGAAGAAAAACCTGGATTTATCATTGCCAAACGATTTCCAGAAAACAGACTCACAGATCTTTTGCAAAAAAAGGATATGGGAATTTTATTCCCTTACAGTGGTTATTTGGATACAGATCCAAATGTACCAACACCATTTGTATGGAAATCAGAAACCTTACTTGAGTCAGGGTATGATGCTTACCAAGATTTAAACAAAAATGGTAAAATGGATCCTAACGAAAAGAAAGAAAGTAAAATCCTTTCTGTAGTATTATCTCCTATGTCTCTCACGGGGGAAAAATCAGGAAAGATCATATTACATACGGGAACTAGTTGGATTACAGACCAATTCATTCCTTATGTAATGAATTCACAATTTTCAACAGTTTCGATTACTGGATTATTCCAAGACAACATCGTCGCAGAAATTCCTTTGAAAAAGGAAGAAGTGGATACCATTACACTATCCGACAATCAAAAGTTAGTCGCATGGGTAATTGGTGTTTTCCTATTCCCTGGTTTTATTTTGGCGGTTGGTTCTTACTTTGTCTACACAAGACGTAAACATTCTCTATTAGAAGTATGA